The following proteins are encoded in a genomic region of Micrococcaceae bacterium Sec5.8:
- a CDS encoding mechanosensitive ion channel domain-containing protein: MQDLLDPALPFLAPALAVAFAVAVGLLASWLVRRIVLQLNRNQPALRETSRVARLPLRLALCLIGVRIALSLTTDDADWRRTVDHALQIALIGSIAWLAIAVVLIIETMVLTRYRVDVADNRRARRLRTQVILARRIGTALIALVALGIAMLTFPAIQALGAGLLASAGVISIVAGLAAQTSLVNVFAGIQLAFTDAIRVDDVVVVQKEWGRIEEITLTYVVVHIWDDRRMILPSTYFTTTPFENWTRRQSEVMGTVEFDLDWRAPVEAMRAELKKVLAGTELWDKRVGILQITDATAGFVRVRILVSAADSAALFDLRCLIREELVLFLQQEHPRSLPHIRLESLGAASPDSGASPTPGASNGSTRQPGTVSAADEHGRHPADPHDSQLFTGSIEAIERSKAFTGPGEDVFEDRDKTAQN; this comes from the coding sequence ATGCAAGACCTCCTCGATCCCGCCCTGCCTTTCCTCGCCCCCGCTCTCGCCGTTGCCTTCGCCGTGGCCGTGGGACTCCTCGCGTCCTGGCTGGTGCGCCGGATTGTGCTCCAACTCAACCGCAACCAGCCCGCCCTCCGCGAGACCTCCCGGGTGGCGCGCCTGCCGTTGCGCCTGGCGCTCTGCCTGATCGGGGTCCGGATCGCCCTAAGCCTCACCACCGACGACGCCGACTGGCGCCGCACCGTGGACCACGCCCTCCAAATTGCGCTCATCGGCTCTATTGCGTGGCTGGCCATCGCGGTGGTCCTCATCATCGAGACGATGGTGCTGACCCGCTACCGGGTGGACGTGGCGGACAACCGGCGCGCCCGCCGGCTCCGCACCCAGGTGATCCTGGCCCGGCGGATCGGCACTGCCCTGATCGCCCTCGTGGCGCTGGGCATCGCGATGCTGACCTTCCCCGCCATCCAGGCCCTCGGCGCCGGGCTGCTGGCCTCCGCCGGTGTCATCTCGATTGTCGCCGGCCTCGCCGCGCAGACCTCCCTAGTCAATGTTTTCGCCGGCATCCAGCTGGCTTTCACCGACGCGATCCGGGTGGACGACGTTGTGGTGGTTCAGAAGGAATGGGGCCGGATCGAGGAGATCACCCTGACCTACGTGGTGGTCCACATCTGGGATGACCGGCGGATGATCCTGCCCTCCACGTATTTCACCACCACCCCGTTCGAGAACTGGACCCGGCGGCAGTCCGAGGTCATGGGCACCGTGGAGTTCGACCTCGACTGGCGCGCCCCGGTGGAGGCCATGCGGGCCGAACTCAAAAAGGTCCTGGCTGGCACCGAACTCTGGGACAAACGGGTGGGCATCCTGCAGATCACCGACGCCACCGCAGGTTTCGTCCGGGTCCGCATCCTGGTCAGCGCCGCGGACAGCGCCGCGCTCTTTGACTTGCGCTGCCTGATTCGCGAGGAGCTGGTCCTGTTCCTGCAGCAGGAACACCCGAGGTCGCTCCCCCACATCCGGCTCGAATCGCTGGGCGCCGCATCGCCGGATTCCGGCGCGTCCCCCACCCCTGGGGCTTCCAACGGCTCCACGAGGCAGCCAGGCACGGTCTCCGCCGCTGACGAGCACGGCCGCCACCCGGCGGATCCGCACGATTCCCAGCTGTTCACGGGCTCCATCGAGGCGATCGAGCGTTCCAAGGCGTTTACCGGCCCGGGCGAGGACGTCTTCGAGGACCGGGACAAGACCGCCCAAAACTGA